The genomic DNA GCTCGCCGCGAACACGAACACGACGGTCACGAGGAGGTTGTCGGCGAAGACCACCGCCTTGAGCCAGCCGGCCGCGTAGCCGATGATCGTCAGCGCGAAGGCCCCTGCCCCGAAGGCGGTCGGGGCGACCGCGTCGCCCAGAAGCCCCACCACGAAGCCCGCCGCGGCGCCGGCCCCCGGCCGGGATCGCATCGCGAAGGTCAGCAGCGCGACGAGCAGGAAATCGGGCGCCAGCGGCGAGGCCGCGAACCACGGCCGCACGGCCAGCTGGGCCGCGAGCAGCAGCAGCACGACGATCCACAGCCTCAGGCGGGGAGGCGCGAGCTTCACGAGCTGTCGGCCGGCGCCGTCGCGGTGTCGGCCGCGGCGGGGGCGCGGAAGGCCGCCGCGAGGGTGTCGCTGAACGCGCCCGGCTTCAGCACGAGCACGTGGGTGACCTGCGCCGGGTGGGCCGCGGGCCGGACGAGGTAGGTGCGCTCCCAGCCCTCCGCCTCGCTCAGCATGCCCTCGATGGTCCCGAGCGGGATGCCCCGCGGGAAGACGCCGCCGAGCCCGGAGGTGACGATCAGGGTTCCGGCCGGCAGCCGCTCCCGGTAGGGGACGCCGCGGAACTCCATCACCTCGCCCGCGCGCTCGCCGCGGCGCGCGGAGACGATGCCGAAGACCCGGCCCCGCGCGGTCATCGCGCTGGCGCGAAAGTCGGGATGGGACCACGCCATGACGACCGACGAGCGCGGGTCGACCGTGGTCACCATGCCGACCAGGCCGGTCGGCGAGACGACGGGCGCGAGCGGCGTGACGCCCGCCCGGCGCCCGGCCGACAGCAGCAGGGTCAGGCCGTCGGTGAGCCCGGACTGGTGGAGGACCTCGGCGGTCACGAATCCGCTCCCGAGCCGCGCCCTGAGGCGGAGCAGCGCGCGCAGCTCGGCGATCTCGGTCACCAGCTCGGGGACCTGGGAGGCCGCCAGCGCGAACGAGTCGCGCTCGGCCCGCAGCACGAGCACGGCCTGGCGCTGCGCGCGGGAGGCGGCGACGCGGGATTCGAGGGTCACGGCCGGCAGCAGGACGCTGCGGCGCATCGCGGCGGCGATCGGCGCCCGCAGGGCCTCCGGCAGGGCGAGGGTGACGAGCGCAACCACGAGGCAGGCCACGAAGGCGACCGTGTCGGCCCGCGACCCGTACCGCTCAGCCCCGATCGTCACGGCCCGTCAGGTCGTCAGGACGGTGCGGTACTTCTCGGGATCGTCGAGGATGCGCCCGGTGCCCCGCACCACGCAGGTCAGCGGGTCCTCGTCCACGTGGATGGGCAACCCGGTCTCGTGCGAGAGGAGGACGTCGAGGCCGCGGATGAGGGAGCCGCCCCCCGTCATGACGATCCCCCGGTCCACGATGTCGCTGGCCAGCTCGGGCGGCGTGATCTCCAGCGCCCGGCGCACCGCGTCCACGATCTGCTGCATCGGCTCCATGAGCGCCGCGCGGATCTCGTCGGAGCGCACCGTCACCGTCTTGGGGATGCCCGACACCAGGTCGCGGCCCTTCACCTCCATCTCCTGCTCCTCGCCCACGGGCGCCGCGCTGCCGATCTGGATCTTGATGCGCTCGGCCGTCGGCTCGCCGATCAGCACGTTGTGGTTCTTGCGCATGTGCTGGACGATCGCCGTGTCCATCTCGTCGCCCGCGATGCGGATCGACGCGTCGCACACGATGCCCGACAGCGCGATCACCGCGATCTCGGTGGTGCCGCCGCCGATGTCGATGACCATGTTGCCGGTCGGCGTCTCGATCGGCAGGCCCACGCCGATGGCCGCCGCCATCGGCTCCGCCACCATGTACACTTCCTTCGCCCCCGCCGACTGCGCGCTGTCCCGCACCGCCCGCTTCTCGACCTCGGTGATCCCGCTCGGCACGCACACGATCACCCGCGGCTTCACGCGGAAGACGTGCTTGTTGATGATCGACGCCAGGAAGTAGCGCAGCATCTTCTCGGTCACGTCGAAATCCGCGATCACGCCATCCTTGAGCGGGCGCACCGCCTGGATCCCGTCGGGCGTCCGGCCGAGCATGCGCTTGGCCTCGAGCCCGATGCCCTTGATGCGACCGGTGGTCTTCTCGAGCGCCACGACCGACGGCTCGTTGAGGACGATGCCTTCACCGCGCACGTAGACGAGCGTGTTCGCGGTGCCGAGGTCCACGGCAATCTCGTTGGCGGGGAGCCAGGACCCCGGTTTCCAGGACGTCAAGCGCATGCCGGCTTGCAACTCGATAGAGGGTGAAGGGAGGCGGCGTAACTTGTTGAGCCGCCGGTAACATAGCCCGTGCGCACGCCTCAGGCAACACCGCGCTTGACACTGTTCCGGAAGCGAAGGTAACGTGCGCCCATGCCCCCGGCCGTGGCGCAGCGCATCGCCGTCGTGGACCCCGAGGTCTGCGACGCGTGCGGCCTGTGCATGCCGCTGTGCCCGCCGGAGGCCATCCATATGACCCGCCGGGGGTTGGTGGTGCACGGCCCCACCTGTACCGGGTGCGAGAAGTGCATCGCTCCCTGCCCCGTCGGCGCCCTCACGATGGTCGATGCCCGCCGTTGACGTGCTGGTCGTCGGAGGCGGCCCCGCCGGGTGCGTCGCGGCCTGGGAGGCCGCGGCCGCCGGC from Gemmatimonadales bacterium includes the following:
- the mreD gene encoding rod shape-determining protein MreD, giving the protein MKLAPPRLRLWIVVLLLLAAQLAVRPWFAASPLAPDFLLVALLTFAMRSRPGAGAAAGFVVGLLGDAVAPTAFGAGAFALTIIGYAAGWLKAVVFADNLLVTVVFVFAASWLRDVLELAASGALRAGAVGTQLLVLSPATAIGTAAAAAVVLLLFRSWLHSAPAS
- the mreC gene encoding rod shape-determining protein MreC encodes the protein MTIGAERYGSRADTVAFVACLVVALVTLALPEALRAPIAAAMRRSVLLPAVTLESRVAASRAQRQAVLVLRAERDSFALAASQVPELVTEIAELRALLRLRARLGSGFVTAEVLHQSGLTDGLTLLLSAGRRAGVTPLAPVVSPTGLVGMVTTVDPRSSVVMAWSHPDFRASAMTARGRVFGIVSARRGERAGEVMEFRGVPYRERLPAGTLIVTSGLGGVFPRGIPLGTIEGMLSEAEGWERTYLVRPAAHPAQVTHVLVLKPGAFSDTLAAAFRAPAAADTATAPADSS
- a CDS encoding rod shape-determining protein; the encoded protein is MRLTSWKPGSWLPANEIAVDLGTANTLVYVRGEGIVLNEPSVVALEKTTGRIKGIGLEAKRMLGRTPDGIQAVRPLKDGVIADFDVTEKMLRYFLASIINKHVFRVKPRVIVCVPSGITEVEKRAVRDSAQSAGAKEVYMVAEPMAAAIGVGLPIETPTGNMVIDIGGGTTEIAVIALSGIVCDASIRIAGDEMDTAIVQHMRKNHNVLIGEPTAERIKIQIGSAAPVGEEQEMEVKGRDLVSGIPKTVTVRSDEIRAALMEPMQQIVDAVRRALEITPPELASDIVDRGIVMTGGGSLIRGLDVLLSHETGLPIHVDEDPLTCVVRGTGRILDDPEKYRTVLTT
- a CDS encoding 4Fe-4S dicluster domain-containing protein, which encodes MPPAVAQRIAVVDPEVCDACGLCMPLCPPEAIHMTRRGLVVHGPTCTGCEKCIAPCPVGALTMVDARR